From Cervus elaphus chromosome 10, mCerEla1.1, whole genome shotgun sequence:
ATTTGAGGCcaggtcggggggggggggggtggtggtgcagTACCCAGGTCCCGTGTCATATCCTGCTTATGattccccctctcccctccagcaCATCAACCCCGTGGCCACCTCCCTCATCAAGAAGATGCTTCAGCCAGATCCCACTGCCCGCCCAACCATTCACGAGCTGCTCAATGATGAGTTTTTCACTTCTGGCTATATCCCTGCCCGCCTCCCCATCACCTGCCTCACCATTCCACCGAGGTTTTCCATCGCTCCCAGTAGCCTGGACCCCAGCAACCGGAAGCCTCTCACCGTCCTCAATAAAGGTAAACCAGAGTGTGGGTAGATGGTCTTGCCTGCCTCAGTGTATGAATGGCTGGTCCCCAAAGCTCAGGTGTGCAGTCGGACAGGCCCCAGTCTTTGAGTCCATGGTCCCCATCCTCATGTGGCAAATGCCTTTCCCCATAGCTCTGTCGGGAAAGACAGACCTTACCATGAGTGAATCAGACCTATCATGTCCTGAAAAAAGAGAGTGGCTAAATGCCATGCCTGAacaattcttaacattttttaaaaaatcactaataTCGCCCCGCATGGTTCATTGGAAAAAATGTTGAGAAGTTTCAAATACACAGAGCACAATGTATGTGGGACCCCCACATTGCCACCAGATTCAACACTTACTAAGATTGGTGATGTTTGCTTCATCACTCCTTGTTTGTTCCTTTGAAGTATTTTTGAAGTTAATTCCAGACATCTTGCCATTTTACCCCCAGGAACTTCTGTACACATCTCTCTAAAAGGATGAACATTTTCTTACAAAACCACATCTCATTGCTTGGGTTGCCACTGTTTCTAGGTCTCTTCAGAGAGGAGTATTTGAAAATACataactggggtggggggtgacctTATATTTATGCTATTTCTGATTCAcatttttgaatgttttattttgatattattttaaaatatgaaaagtataaGAATAGACAAAATCCTCCTATATCTTGTACCCTCTTTTCTCCACAATtaacatttttctacatttactttATCTCTCattatgtgtgtgagtgtattgTTTTTGTCCCAAACAATATGATAGTAAGTTTTACACATTCTGGCCTTTATTACTTAGTACTTCAGTGTATGTTTCCTAAAAGCAATTCTTTTACATAACCACAACACAGGACACAGTTATCAAGTTCAGGAAATTGAAATTGATGCAAACTTGTCTTATAGCAGTGTTTTTCTCCACTGTGAAATTactactttaattttcttttggtaATCTGTAAGTGTCTAATTTAATATTATAggatttttactttaattttatgtttctcttACAATGAAAACCTTGTTTGCTTACACTGTATACATGAATTTTCAACATATATAAAGTATGTTATGAAACTATGTTTATTTCCATGCATGCAGTTCTTTTTGTCCTTAGACTATATttcaccaaacaaacaaaaacccaagaaAAGCCACTTGAAATACTTTATTTCTCTGTGTGGATATAGCACAActttaagttcatttgtttcagttATGACACTGCTGTTTTAAGGATTACCTTTTTCTTTTGGCTATTTTCTCTGGTTATATTAATACTTCCTTTGATTGGCGATCACTTGGTTAAGTGGGTGCCTCCACTGCATAGTTACTGTTTTCCCTTCGGTGATTAATTTATACCCTGTGGGGAGCTTTTCTGAGAAAATACTGCTTCTCAGACTTTAGCTCACTGATGTTAACATCCATGGTGGATGCATGGTGGTATTCTAATGGtgatttttccccttttcttgttCCCTCTAAATCTATTAATCAAAATTCTTCTGTAAGGAAGAACTGTCACTTCTCtcccattcatttatttggttggtatggactcatggatatttattctTAGAGCTATAAGGTAATGTTGTTATTTTAaaggattgcttttttttttttaattttagatataaagcattttttaaaacccaGAAGTAGAGTGAACTTTTGGGGGAATACATAAATCCCcatttttcctcatctgtttttaataataaattatcatCATCTgcctatatttgtttttatcttttccaccttcttcctcttctttttgctagattttttggggggaggttttgttttgtttgctctgCCCTGTggtttgtggggtcttagttccccaactaggtaCTGTACCCACGGCAGTGAAAGAATTTGTCCTAACCActaaactgccagggaattctcttgcTAGAGTTTTTAAAGCAAGTCTCAAATATTCTATTCTTTCAAACTGAAGTCTCTATCATAGCAcagatatttttaattgaaaattcaGATCTTTAAATATTGTAAGAATTTCGTATTATACAAGGGGAGCTAGCACATGAAAGAATTAAACTTTTAAGCataaaaggcaataaaaatatCCATAATTCCACCACCCAAATATACTTAGTCTTAAAATTTCAGGGTGTATCTTTTTAGATTTCAGTCACATATAAGTACATAAAGCAGATTTTAGGGGGAAAACCTCTTATGTTTTCATTAAATGTCTGTTAGGCCATCTTATGGGTTGCAATTTACTGAGCCCTCCCATTTTCCTGGATACAGAAGATGCTTTTAATTCTTAGATTGAAACCAGGCAGCTCCAAGCTGCTCAAGACCAGAGGTGCCCAGCAGGGCCCAGCATTGCGTCAGAGGCCTGAGTGTCTAAAGCGTTATGTCTGTGTGTGGCCGTGAAGCCTGTCTACAGGGCCTGGCCTGGCTCTGGAGGTATCAGCGAGTGAGTTCAGCTGCTGTCACATGAGCAGGGCAGCTCCTTCAAAGAGCTTCCCGAGCTGTGGTCAGGGGTCCTGGGCCCTCAAATCCTGCAGCCTTTGTGCCCAACTAATGACCGTTCTCTCTTTACAGGCATGGAGAACCCCATGCCCGAACGTCCCCGGGAGAAAGAGGAACCAGTGGTGCGAGAGGCCAGTGAGCCCGTCGACTGCCACCTCGGCGACATGTTGCAGCAGCTGCACAGTGTCAACGCCTCCAAGCCCTCAGAACGGGGGCTGGTGAGGCAAGGTGGGCACCGGGCCAGGGCACCGggagtgggcagggaggcctCAGGCCCCCGGCTCCACAGTGCCTTTCCTTCTCCCGTTTCCTGTCCATTACAGCCCAGGGAAGTTGGCCTGCTGGCTCAGGCCCTCCATGGTCAGGCCTCTCCTTTCCTTTTGTGACTCATCTGTTCTGTCTCCGCAAGGGCCGCACCTTTCAGCAGCCCCATATGCTGCCTGTGTGCTTCTGCACACACTGTCTCTTCTGCTCAGGGAATTCCTCTGTGGCCTCAAGACAGTGGAAATAACAGACCTAGGCATGCTGCAGCTTCAGGGCGTTTGCTCACACCGTTGCCTTCCCCCAGCACGTGCTTCATCCAGATCCCTGCATGGCTCACACTCACCCCTTCACGTGCTTCCACCAGCGTTACCTCTGTGAGCATCTCCCTGCCCCTGACTCGTAGCATTTCTTCTCCCCCTTACCTGCCTTATGTTTTCCACAACACTTCCCATCTAACATAAAGTTTCCACACTGGTTTATTGTATTTAAAAGAGGGGATTATTGCATGTGCAGAACATCACATTTTCATACATCTGAAATTAGCTTCTCTTACAATTTTTTAATCACTCAAAACTCAGTGATTCTCACCATGATAGTTACAAGTAACTTACATATTCTGTgcatatttattttgattggtCTCTAGCCCTGGAGCCAGTATGCAGCCTCCAGGAAGTGGGTTTTGTCTTTGTTCACTGTGCCTGTGATggcgcctggcacacagtgggccttTGATGCATGGGTCAGCTGGACGCACAAGTAGACTCGGCATGCTGCACTGACTTTCTGCCTCAGTGCTGCCTGTCTAAGCTGCTTGATGGCAGAGGCCCGACTCTGGTCTCCTCTGGGGCCCCAGGCCGCTGGACCGAGTTCCCTGGTGTGGGCCACCCGAGCGGATCAGAGGGGAAGAGGCTGGTCCTGACTGGTTGTCTTGTCTGTTTCTGTCCCAGAGGAGGCCGAGGACCCTGCCTGCATCCCCATCTTCTGGGTCAGCAAGTGGGTGGACTATTCGGACAAGTACGGCCTCGGTAGGTTTCTCCCAGGTGGGTGGGTAGCTCATGACCCTCTGAGTTGTTACAGGCACTTGCTTATGTTGACTCTTGGGTTCGCTTCCCTCAACACTCTTCTGTCTCCATCCCAGGCCTCCTAGTTCCAGCCCCCAGTGCCCTCCCTGCTCCTCACTCCCCCTTTCTGAGGTCTCCTTCTACCTCCCACCAGGGTATCAGCTGTGTGACAACAGCGTGGGGGTGCTCTTCAACGACTCCACGCGCCTCATCCTCTACAGTGACGGCGACAGCCTGCAGTACATCGAGCGGGACGGCGCGGAGTCCTACCTCACCGTgagctcccaccccacctccttggTAAAGAAGGTGAGTGCGGGCTGGCCCGCGTGGCCCTGTGTCGCCGGGGTGAGGGCTGTGCCTGGGGACAGGCTCTAACTCCGGACTCCCTCTCTCACCCGCCAACCAGATCACCCTCCTGAAGTACTTCCGAAACTACATGAGCGAGCACTTGCTGAAGGCGGGAGCCAACATCACGCCTCGGGAAGGTGACGAGCTGGCCCGGCTCCCCTACCTGCGGACCTGGTTCCGCACCCGCAGCGCCATCATCCTGCACCTCAGTAATGGCTGTGTGCAGATCAACTTCTTCCAGGTGAGCGGGCCCTGGAAGGTTGGGGTGGGGTGTCTGTGCCTCTCTGCTGGCCCATGGAGTTGGGTGGAGAGTGGGGGACATGGACCCATCCTTGGCAGCAGcagtagaaagaaatgaaatgtgtCCCCCTCCCGTCAGCTGACCCATCTTCCCTCTACTCCTGCCAACACACAGTAGCAGCTGGGTCTTCAATCACCAATAATCCCCTCTGTCCATCTTCTCGCCCTCTCCCTCACAGGACCACACCAAACTCATCCTGTGCCCACTGATGGCCGCCGTGACCTACATCGACGAGAAGCGGGACTTCCGCACGTACCGCCTGAGCCTCCTGGAGGAGTACGGCTGCTCCAAGGAGCTGGCCAGCCGGCTGCGCTACGCCCGCGCCATGGTGGACAAGCTACTGAGTTCGCGCTCGGCCGCCAACCGCCTCAAGGCCTCCTCATAGCCCCGACCCCCTGGACTGACGCCCTCCTCCCGCAACTAGCACCTTGGCCCACGCTGGTTAGCACCGTGGTGCTGTTTCATAGTGTgtcccccagccctgggggccGGGGCGAGAGCTTCATCCTCCCTGCAGGTGGGAGCTGCTGTGTAAGTTATTTTTGTACATGTTCGGTGTGGGTTCTGTGGTCTCGCCCCTTGCCCTCAGGCCCACCGTATGAATTGTACAGAATGTGGCTGTTGAATTCAGGACTGTCCTTGCCTTTATACACATTAAACATACGTgaatcttcctttccttcttgtgTTCCCTGAGGCGTGCACGCCTTTGCTCCAGTGGCCCCAGCGGCCTGGCCTCTGCTGGTCTGTCGACCCGGGAAGGCTCAGCTCCCCGCTGCCCCCGGGCTCGGCCCCCCGACCCCTGTGGGCGGCGGATAGTAAGGCAGGAAGAGGCTCTCGGAGGCACAGCTCCTCATGGCGCCGTGCGTGTGTAGCAGCAGCCGCGGGAAGCGGTTGGTGAAATACTGGACGAAGCTGTCCGGGACAGTGCCCAGCGTCTGCCGGACCTCCTCCGGGAGCTCCCTGTAGTGGTGCTTCTGGGGGGTCGGAGCAGAGAGCTGGGGCTCAGCCGGGCCAGGCCTCAGGCCTCCCCACTGGCCAGGCCCCTCCCGAGCCCCGGAACACACCTTGTTCCTCACAGCACGGAGCAGGTCTCGCACCGATGTCCCCTTGTACGACCGGAACCTTCTCAGATCTGTGGGCAGGGAAGGCATTGGCACAGCCGTCCCTGCTGGGGCGTCCCTTCGGCCTCCCGGGCCCCCCGAATCTGGCCTCTACCTGTCTGCAGCGGCACTGAGATGTGCTTGTGCCAGTCACTCCGGACCACCTCGGAGCCTCCCGCCTCGAGCGCTGTCACCAGGGGCCCCTGCTCAGGCTCCTTCTCCAGCCAGTCGCTGACATCCTAGGACCCACAGAGCTTCTGAGCCTCCTGACAGGGATTGGAGGCCACAGGCCAGGAGGGTCCAACGGCTGGGGGCGTGCAGCAGCCAGAGCTGCCTGGCTCAGGGTAAAGGATTGTTGCCTCCTGTTGAGTGGAGCTTCTCTGCTATGCAGGGGCTAATCCAACCTGTGACAGAGCTGctgttttccccattttacagacatgcAAACAGGCTCAGTGACTCAAGGTCACAGAAATGGAATGCGCTGTCTGGGCATGGGAACAGCATGAGCGACAACTAGGGCTGAAAGGCATGGTGTATGTCCTCACACCAGGGGCAGCTGGGCCTGGAAAGCGGTGCTGAGGAGACCGTGCAGGGCCGCGAGGGCAGCGTGTGGGAGTCTGGGCTCTGCCTTGGTTTAGATCAAGGAGCTGGGCTGCCTGGAACACATAGATGAGTCTCCTTCCTGCAGCCAatctggcttcccttgttgctcagaaCCCAAACTCCCTGCGGCCTCTCTCCAGATTTCCAACTGACCTGGAAGAACTGGAGCTGCTTGGCTCTGCTCCAGAAGAAGGGGTGGGCCAGCACCTGGCGAGCGGCGGGGCGAGCCTGCGGCAGGGGGCTGAGCATGGCCTCCACCAGGCTCCGGGCGACGACCTTGTCTGCAGGGGCGAGAGGGAGGAGTGGTTTCAAGCCCCGCCAGCCTCTGCCTTGCTTACCCCCCTCCTCTGCCAGCCCAGGTCCCCCTCACCGTGGGCCTCTTCCTCCAGGTGAGCCAGACGGGGAGCCCCCGCAAGGATGTTTGCCTGACGATAAAGACTCTCTCCAAAGGGGTGGCTGCCACCGGAAAGTACATAGTAGAACACACAGCCTGCAGAGAAGATGTCCACTGCGCTGGTCTGAGGGCCAGAGGGACAGAGATGAGGAGGAGGGCTCTGCTCCAGGAAGTCTGCCTGGCTGCaccctgcctggggctggggcggCAGCCCGGGATTTGGTTCAGGCTAGAACTCAAGGATGCTTCCCAAGAGGCATCTTCATGACCCTACATTCCCTCCCCTCTGCACTGGTGAAAGGGATGCGTGGTTTTCATCCAGAGTCTTTGCCCCCACTGAGCCTCTAGTTTAGGTTCTCCATGCGTTATTCCTCCAGGTCTGGTGGGTGATGCTGACACATTCGAGTGAAACTGGCTGGGCGTGAGGCAATAAGGCAGCATTGGGGACTGTGATCTGGTACCAGCCCTGTCCATAGGTGGCCACTGGCAACTCAGCTGCAGCTGGTTGCCTACAGGGGACTTTCTAGGGTGGCAGAGCTTTTGATTTTGTGAAAGAATCCAGAAATCTAGA
This genomic window contains:
- the PLK1 gene encoding serine/threonine-protein kinase PLK1, with the protein product MSAAATAGKLARAPADPGKAPGVAAPGAPAAAPPAKEIPEVLVDPRSRRRYLRGRFLGKGGFAKCFEISDADTKEVFAGKIVPKSLLLKPHQKEKMSMEISIHRSLAHQHVVGFHGFFEDNDFVFVVLELCRRRSLLELHKRRKALTEPEARYYLRQIVLGCQYLHGNRVIHRDLKLGNLFLNEDLEVKIGDFGLATKVEYDGERKKTLCGTPNYIAPEVLSKKGHSFEVDVWSIGCIMYTLLVGKPPFETSCLKETYLRIKNNEYSIPKHINPVATSLIKKMLQPDPTARPTIHELLNDEFFTSGYIPARLPITCLTIPPRFSIAPSSLDPSNRKPLTVLNKGMENPMPERPREKEEPVVREASEPVDCHLGDMLQQLHSVNASKPSERGLVRQEEAEDPACIPIFWVSKWVDYSDKYGLGYQLCDNSVGVLFNDSTRLILYSDGDSLQYIERDGAESYLTVSSHPTSLVKKITLLKYFRNYMSEHLLKAGANITPREGDELARLPYLRTWFRTRSAIILHLSNGCVQINFFQDHTKLILCPLMAAVTYIDEKRDFRTYRLSLLEEYGCSKELASRLRYARAMVDKLLSSRSAANRLKASS